Proteins co-encoded in one Spirosoma endbachense genomic window:
- the uvrA gene encoding excinuclease ABC subunit UvrA — translation MTEEKATELRPGLTDVDLTGYDQIEVLGAREHNLKNIDVTIPRNKLVVVTGISGSGKSSLAFDTIYAEGQRRYMESFSAYARSFIGDMERPDVDKINGLSPVISIEQKTTSKNPRSTVGTTTEIYDFLRLFYARAGEAFSYVTGRKMERQSQDQIIDTILEQYAGQKLTLLAPIIKGRKGHYRELFVQIAKTGYTKVRVDGVVQDIAPKMQLDRYKIHDIEIVIDRLVPKTEDRYRLSQSIQTALKQGKGAMQMLDGAGQLVYFSQNLMDPESGISYDEPSPNSFSFNSPYGACPVCNGLGVVEEITEESVIPDKSLSISRGAIAPLGEYRELWIFKEIEAILKKYKLNLTTPVVKFPEDLLHALMYGTEDEAAMPSKKDTGRADTREDYYSFKFEGIVNFLKRQQENSTDKIQEWLKDFMVVKSCPECDGARLKKESLYFRIDQKNISELARMDISELTAWFDGLESRLSDRQNTIAKEILKEIRKRIGFLLDIGLDYLTLDRPLRTLSGGEAQRIRLATQIGTQLVGVLYIMDEPSIGLHQRDNVKLIDSLKNLRDLGNTVLVVEHDKDMMLESDFILDIGPGAGRHGGQVVGIGTPAEFIRNGGTTADYLSGRRNIEVPSERRKGNGKFLIIKNATGNNLKNVTLKLPLGRMVTITGVSGSGKSSLIHETLFPVLNRHFYKSKREPLPFKSVEGLEYLDKVIEVDQSPIGRTPRSNPATYTGMFSEIRTLFAELPEAKIRGYKPGRFSFNVKGGRCEDCEGAGMKKIEMEFLPDVHVMCETCKGKRFNRETLEVRFKGKSIADVLDMTVEQALDFFASQPKILRKVTTLNDVGLGYITLGQHATTLSGGEAQRVKLAEELSKKDTGKTLYILDEPTTGLHFQDIAHLLDVLNKLADKGNTVLIIEHNLDVIKVSDHLIDLGPEGGNKGGNIIAEGTPEKVAEVKGSYTGKFLKMELAG, via the coding sequence GTGACAGAAGAAAAAGCAACCGAGCTTCGGCCCGGACTTACCGATGTTGACCTGACGGGTTACGACCAGATAGAAGTCCTCGGAGCCCGCGAACACAACCTGAAAAATATTGATGTCACCATTCCCCGCAACAAGCTGGTTGTCGTGACGGGTATCAGCGGCAGCGGCAAATCGTCGCTCGCGTTCGATACGATCTACGCTGAAGGCCAACGGCGTTACATGGAAAGTTTTTCGGCTTATGCCCGTTCGTTTATTGGCGATATGGAGCGGCCCGATGTAGACAAAATCAACGGGTTGAGTCCGGTGATTTCCATCGAACAGAAAACTACCTCCAAAAACCCCCGTTCAACGGTTGGGACCACGACCGAAATTTATGACTTCCTGCGTCTGTTCTACGCCCGCGCAGGTGAAGCATTCTCCTATGTGACAGGCCGAAAAATGGAACGGCAATCACAGGACCAGATTATTGATACCATTCTGGAACAATATGCTGGCCAAAAACTGACCTTGCTGGCCCCAATCATTAAAGGTCGGAAAGGGCACTATCGCGAGCTTTTTGTCCAGATTGCCAAGACGGGCTATACCAAAGTTCGTGTCGATGGCGTCGTGCAGGATATAGCGCCGAAGATGCAGTTGGATCGCTACAAAATCCACGATATTGAAATCGTGATCGATCGACTGGTGCCGAAAACGGAAGATCGTTATCGGTTGAGCCAGTCAATACAAACGGCACTGAAACAGGGCAAAGGTGCCATGCAGATGCTGGATGGCGCGGGGCAACTGGTCTATTTCTCGCAGAATCTGATGGACCCGGAATCGGGTATCAGTTATGACGAGCCTTCGCCGAACTCGTTTTCGTTCAACTCACCCTACGGAGCCTGTCCGGTTTGTAATGGTCTTGGCGTGGTTGAAGAAATTACGGAAGAGTCCGTTATTCCAGATAAATCATTGAGTATTAGCCGGGGAGCTATTGCCCCTTTGGGTGAATATCGCGAATTGTGGATTTTTAAGGAAATCGAAGCAATTCTGAAAAAATACAAACTCAACCTCACGACGCCCGTTGTTAAGTTTCCCGAAGACCTGCTCCATGCACTCATGTATGGCACGGAAGACGAAGCTGCTATGCCTTCGAAAAAGGATACCGGCCGGGCCGACACTCGTGAAGACTATTACAGCTTTAAGTTTGAGGGAATTGTTAATTTTCTGAAACGGCAGCAGGAGAACAGCACCGATAAAATTCAGGAGTGGCTTAAAGATTTTATGGTCGTTAAGAGCTGCCCTGAGTGCGATGGTGCACGATTGAAAAAAGAGTCACTGTATTTCAGGATCGACCAGAAAAATATCTCCGAACTGGCCCGTATGGACATTTCGGAGCTGACCGCCTGGTTCGATGGACTGGAAAGTCGCTTGAGCGATCGTCAGAATACAATCGCTAAGGAAATATTGAAAGAGATTCGGAAGCGCATCGGCTTTCTGCTCGACATTGGCCTGGATTATCTCACGCTCGACCGGCCGCTACGTACGCTGTCGGGGGGCGAAGCGCAGCGTATTCGTCTGGCAACGCAGATTGGGACACAACTGGTGGGCGTGCTCTATATAATGGACGAGCCAAGTATCGGTCTGCACCAGCGCGATAACGTTAAACTGATCGATTCGCTGAAGAATCTGCGCGATCTGGGCAATACGGTGCTGGTTGTTGAGCACGATAAAGACATGATGCTCGAGTCTGATTTTATACTCGATATTGGTCCCGGCGCTGGCCGTCACGGCGGTCAGGTGGTTGGTATTGGTACTCCCGCTGAATTCATTCGAAATGGTGGTACAACAGCCGATTATTTAAGCGGTCGTCGGAACATCGAAGTACCGTCCGAACGCCGTAAGGGGAATGGTAAGTTTCTGATTATCAAGAATGCAACTGGAAATAATCTCAAAAACGTAACGCTCAAACTGCCACTTGGCCGGATGGTTACCATTACGGGTGTGTCGGGTAGTGGGAAATCGTCGCTGATTCACGAAACATTGTTTCCGGTTTTGAATCGCCATTTCTATAAGTCGAAGCGTGAACCACTGCCATTCAAATCGGTAGAGGGCCTGGAATATCTTGATAAGGTTATTGAAGTAGATCAATCGCCAATCGGTCGGACACCCCGCTCGAATCCAGCGACTTATACCGGCATGTTCTCTGAAATCCGGACGTTATTTGCCGAACTGCCTGAAGCCAAAATCAGAGGTTATAAACCTGGTCGGTTCTCATTCAATGTAAAAGGTGGTCGTTGTGAAGATTGCGAGGGAGCGGGTATGAAGAAAATTGAAATGGAATTTCTGCCCGATGTGCATGTCATGTGTGAAACCTGCAAAGGCAAACGGTTCAATCGTGAAACGCTTGAAGTGCGGTTTAAGGGTAAATCCATTGCCGATGTGCTCGATATGACGGTTGAGCAGGCGCTTGATTTCTTCGCCAGTCAGCCGAAAATTCTGCGTAAAGTAACGACACTGAACGATGTAGGGCTGGGTTATATCACACTTGGCCAACATGCCACCACCTTATCGGGTGGTGAAGCTCAGCGCGTAAAGCTGGCCGAAGAGTTGTCCAAAAAAGATACGGGTAAAACGCTCTACATTCTCGACGAACCCACTACTGGGCTGCACTTTCAGGATATTGCGCACCTACTCGATGTGTTGAATAAACTCGCCGACAAAGGCAATACGGTACTGATCATCGAACATAATCTGGACGTGATCAAAGTCTCCGATCACCTTATCGATCTTGGTCCGGAAGGTGGGAATAAAGGGGGCAACATCATTGCCGAAGGAACGCCCGAAAAGGTAGCCGAGGTGAAAGGAAGCTATACCGGGAAGTTCCTGAAAATGGAGTTGGCGGGATAG
- a CDS encoding DUF3667 domain-containing protein: MSNHHNKLTVCPNCGTDLGPEDNFCPNCGQENHEVKLPLGHIFYEFAESITHFDNKLWNSLKAIFTRPGKMTAEFLEGKRARYVPPARLYVFVSVIFFFLIGKFADHQLEERIRRMNGISTDQTEADTTDRDTGIKIDLEGLINNDSLLDSHGLHKIATRIDFNTLVDSVGLARTSRRIKRLQPYQLDSLLTKANLTLADSNRAKLRELIELVPANPKVSFSFGPTLSTKEFKTDAEREEYEEKLSHMPDAQIDSLIRAEGDTPNWFMRKLYRRQGKLAHLGKGENTEKFLHASTKNLSVVMFVLMPFVAVLLLLIYFRRGRYYYEHLIFSVHIHTVLFLIFSVVLLSTYYVNPTVTTSILGWTLWVCWLYFLLSLKRVYQQSWGKTILKFLLLSVMYWFVATIFLIGSFGVGLLTF; encoded by the coding sequence ATGTCGAATCATCACAACAAACTCACCGTCTGTCCTAACTGTGGCACAGACTTAGGTCCGGAAGACAATTTCTGCCCGAACTGTGGTCAGGAAAACCACGAAGTCAAACTGCCACTTGGCCATATTTTCTATGAGTTTGCTGAAAGTATCACCCACTTCGACAATAAATTGTGGAACTCATTAAAAGCAATTTTCACGCGTCCGGGGAAAATGACCGCCGAATTTCTGGAAGGGAAGCGAGCACGGTATGTACCACCGGCAAGGTTGTATGTATTTGTGAGCGTTATCTTTTTTTTCCTGATCGGCAAATTTGCTGATCATCAGTTAGAGGAACGTATCAGGCGGATGAATGGGATTTCTACCGATCAAACAGAGGCTGACACGACTGATCGTGACACTGGAATAAAGATTGATCTGGAGGGGCTCATAAACAACGACAGCTTATTGGATAGTCATGGTCTGCACAAAATAGCGACCAGGATCGACTTTAATACGTTGGTGGATTCGGTGGGTCTGGCCCGAACATCGCGTCGTATTAAACGGCTTCAACCCTACCAGCTGGATTCATTATTGACCAAAGCTAACCTAACCCTGGCAGACTCGAACCGGGCTAAGCTTCGGGAGTTAATTGAGCTTGTTCCGGCCAACCCAAAAGTGTCGTTTAGTTTTGGACCCACCCTCAGTACCAAAGAGTTTAAAACAGATGCCGAACGAGAGGAATATGAAGAGAAGTTAAGCCACATGCCCGATGCTCAGATAGATTCGCTCATTCGGGCCGAAGGCGACACGCCAAACTGGTTCATGAGAAAGCTCTATCGGCGACAGGGCAAACTCGCACACTTAGGTAAAGGCGAAAATACAGAGAAGTTTCTGCACGCCAGTACGAAGAATCTCTCGGTTGTCATGTTTGTTCTTATGCCATTTGTTGCCGTTCTTCTGCTTTTAATCTATTTCCGACGTGGGCGGTATTATTATGAGCACCTGATCTTTTCTGTCCACATTCATACCGTACTCTTCCTGATTTTTTCAGTAGTGTTACTCTCTACTTATTACGTAAACCCAACAGTAACTACTTCCATTCTGGGCTGGACGTTATGGGTATGCTGGCTGTATTTTTTACTCTCGCTAAAACGGGTTTACCAGCAATCATGGGGTAAAACCATTTTGAAGTTTCTCTTGCTCAGTGTGATGTATTGGTTTGTCGCAACGATTTTTCTGATCGGCTCCTTCGGTGTTGGACTGCTTACCTTTTAA
- a CDS encoding metal-dependent hydrolase family protein, translating into MNRLYLLVVFCLPGTLFAQTAYLLRPDRVFDGETMHEGWVVRVKGDKIEAAGPSSSVSASGADVSVVDLKGATLLPGLIEGHSHLLLHPYNETTWDDQVLKEARSLRVARATVHAQKTLMAGFTTVRDLGTEGADYDDVGLKQAINQGIIPGPRMIVVTRALIATGSYAPKGFSADIDVPQGAEEADGHDALIQAVRRQIGKGADAIKIYADYRWGLMAEARPTYTVDEIKLIVEVAKSSGRSVVAHASTAEGMRRAILGGCETVEHGDAGTLDIFALMKQHGTALCPTLAAGDAVSQYRGWKKGQDPEPARIREKRVTFKQALDAGVTICAGGDVGVFSHGDNARELSMMVDYGMKPLDVLRSATSVNADVFHLADRGRVKAGLLADLVVVEGDPTKTIADLRRVQAVMKGGIFYKQ; encoded by the coding sequence ATGAACAGACTCTATCTTCTGGTTGTATTCTGCTTACCTGGTACTCTTTTCGCTCAAACAGCCTATTTATTGCGTCCCGACCGTGTTTTCGATGGTGAAACCATGCATGAAGGTTGGGTCGTACGGGTAAAAGGCGATAAGATCGAAGCGGCTGGCCCTTCTTCTTCGGTTTCAGCAAGCGGGGCCGATGTGTCGGTTGTCGACTTAAAAGGCGCAACCTTATTACCCGGCTTAATTGAAGGCCACTCCCATCTCTTGTTGCATCCCTACAACGAAACAACCTGGGACGATCAGGTATTGAAAGAGGCCAGGTCACTGCGGGTAGCGCGGGCCACAGTTCATGCGCAGAAAACGCTCATGGCAGGTTTTACAACCGTGCGCGATCTGGGTACTGAAGGTGCCGATTATGACGACGTAGGACTCAAACAAGCCATTAACCAGGGCATTATTCCTGGGCCACGGATGATCGTGGTTACACGTGCGCTGATCGCAACGGGCAGCTATGCCCCCAAAGGTTTCAGTGCCGATATCGATGTACCCCAGGGAGCCGAAGAAGCCGATGGACATGATGCGTTGATTCAGGCTGTTCGGCGGCAGATTGGTAAAGGAGCTGATGCCATAAAAATATATGCCGATTACCGCTGGGGACTCATGGCCGAAGCCCGGCCGACCTATACTGTTGATGAAATTAAGCTTATTGTCGAGGTGGCTAAAAGCAGTGGTCGCTCGGTAGTGGCGCATGCCAGTACCGCCGAAGGAATGCGCCGGGCTATTCTGGGTGGTTGCGAAACTGTAGAACACGGAGACGCTGGCACCCTCGACATTTTTGCGCTTATGAAACAACATGGTACTGCTCTTTGCCCAACGCTGGCCGCTGGTGATGCCGTTAGCCAGTATCGTGGTTGGAAAAAAGGCCAGGACCCCGAGCCTGCGCGTATTCGTGAGAAGCGTGTAACGTTTAAACAGGCGCTTGATGCGGGCGTAACGATCTGCGCCGGGGGCGATGTTGGTGTGTTCAGCCATGGCGACAATGCCCGTGAATTGAGCATGATGGTCGATTATGGAATGAAACCACTCGATGTGTTGCGATCGGCTACGTCGGTCAATGCCGATGTGTTTCACCTGGCCGACCGTGGGCGGGTTAAGGCGGGGCTACTGGCCGATCTGGTCGTTGTGGAGGGCGATCCAACAAAAACAATTGCCGATTTACGTCGCGTTCAGGCAGTTATGAAAGGGGGTATTTTCTATAAACAATAG
- the recA gene encoding recombinase RecA has protein sequence MAKSDTAQATASAHDNKLKALQTTIEKLDKAFGKGTVMRLSESKVVDVPVISTGSLGLDLALGIGGMPRGRVVEIYGPESSGKTTLTMHCIAEAQKAGGLAAFIDAEHAFDRVYAEKLGIDTKNLLISQPDNGEQALEIAEHLISSGAIDIIVIDSVAALVPKAEIEGEMGESKMGLQARLMSQALRKLTGTINKTGCCCIFINQLREKIGVMFGNPETTTGGNALKFYASVRIDIRRIGQIKEGADNVVGNRTKVKVVKNKLAAPFKVVEFDIMYGQGISKVGEILDLAVEMEIVKKSGSWFSYGTSRLAQGRDAVKELLLDNPELMAELEAKIRAKIADDQEALIDPVLAATEADDEGEIDD, from the coding sequence ATGGCAAAATCAGATACGGCGCAAGCCACAGCATCTGCTCATGACAACAAGTTAAAGGCTCTGCAAACCACTATTGAAAAGTTAGATAAAGCTTTTGGGAAAGGCACTGTAATGCGCCTGAGCGAAAGCAAAGTCGTAGATGTTCCTGTCATTTCGACGGGCTCGCTAGGGCTTGATTTGGCATTGGGTATTGGTGGAATGCCGCGTGGGCGAGTTGTTGAAATATATGGCCCTGAATCATCAGGTAAAACCACGCTGACGATGCACTGCATCGCCGAAGCACAGAAAGCGGGTGGTCTGGCTGCATTTATCGACGCTGAACATGCTTTTGATCGGGTCTACGCTGAAAAGCTCGGCATTGACACGAAAAACCTGCTTATCTCGCAACCTGATAATGGCGAACAAGCCCTCGAAATCGCTGAACACCTGATTAGCTCGGGTGCCATCGACATTATCGTTATTGACTCCGTAGCCGCACTCGTACCAAAAGCCGAAATCGAAGGCGAAATGGGCGAAAGCAAAATGGGTCTGCAAGCACGACTGATGTCGCAGGCGTTGCGCAAACTGACCGGTACGATCAATAAAACAGGTTGCTGCTGCATTTTCATTAACCAGCTTCGCGAAAAGATTGGTGTGATGTTCGGTAACCCTGAAACAACAACCGGTGGTAACGCCCTGAAATTCTACGCATCGGTTCGGATCGATATTCGTCGCATTGGCCAAATCAAAGAAGGCGCCGATAACGTTGTGGGTAACCGGACTAAAGTGAAAGTCGTTAAAAACAAATTGGCGGCTCCATTTAAAGTCGTTGAATTCGACATTATGTATGGTCAGGGTATCTCAAAAGTTGGCGAAATTCTTGACCTGGCTGTTGAAATGGAGATCGTTAAAAAGTCGGGTTCATGGTTCTCGTACGGCACTAGCCGTCTTGCACAGGGGCGTGATGCCGTCAAGGAGTTACTGCTCGATAACCCCGAACTGATGGCTGAACTGGAAGCAAAAATCCGGGCAAAAATCGCTGATGATCAGGAAGCCCTGATCGATCCGGTTCTTGCAGCTACTGAAGCCGACGACGAAGGCGAAATTGACGATTAA
- a CDS encoding citrate synthase, translating to MANTAELTVDGKSYQFPTFEGTEHEKAFDISNLRDQTGYVTLDRGYKNTGATKSAITFLDGEQGILQYRGYSIEDLAAKASFLEVAYLLIYGELPTKEQYAQFENGIRRHTLVNEDMRKIFDGFPVNAHPMGVLSSLVSAMSAFYPDSQDEKNDPALHIVRLLAKLPTIATWSYKRSLGHPTNYPKNNLDYIPNFLNMMFALPVEDYKVDPVVAEALNVLLILHADHEQNCSTSTVRLVGSSQANIYSSISSGISALWGPLHGGANQEVIEMLEAIKADGGDVSKYVDMAKNAKTTGFRLFGFGHRVYKNFDPRARIIKKAADDVLSKLGVNDPVLEIAKGLEEAALHDEYFIQRKLYPNVDFYSGIIYRALGIPTNMFTVMFAIGRLPGWIAQWKEMREQKEPIGRPRQIYTGATLREFKAIDQR from the coding sequence ATGGCCAACACTGCTGAACTTACTGTCGATGGTAAATCGTACCAATTCCCGACATTTGAAGGAACGGAACACGAAAAAGCCTTCGACATCTCCAACCTCCGTGACCAAACCGGCTACGTTACCTTAGACCGGGGCTATAAAAACACCGGTGCCACAAAGAGCGCTATTACGTTTCTAGATGGTGAGCAGGGCATCCTGCAATATCGGGGCTACTCGATTGAAGACTTAGCCGCCAAAGCGTCGTTTCTGGAGGTTGCTTATTTGCTTATCTATGGTGAATTACCCACCAAAGAGCAATATGCTCAATTTGAAAACGGTATCCGTCGTCATACTCTCGTTAATGAGGATATGCGGAAAATCTTTGACGGGTTTCCGGTCAATGCCCACCCAATGGGTGTTTTATCGTCACTGGTGAGTGCCATGAGCGCTTTCTATCCTGATTCGCAGGACGAAAAGAATGATCCGGCTCTGCATATTGTGCGGTTGTTAGCCAAACTGCCAACAATTGCTACCTGGTCGTATAAGCGGTCGTTAGGGCACCCGACCAATTATCCCAAAAATAACCTCGACTACATTCCGAACTTCCTGAATATGATGTTCGCTCTGCCAGTAGAGGATTATAAAGTAGATCCAGTTGTCGCTGAAGCGCTGAACGTTCTGCTTATTCTGCACGCCGATCACGAACAAAACTGTTCGACGTCAACCGTACGGCTTGTTGGTTCGTCACAGGCAAATATCTATTCGTCTATTTCGTCAGGTATTAGTGCATTATGGGGCCCATTGCACGGTGGTGCCAATCAGGAAGTCATTGAAATGCTCGAAGCCATCAAAGCCGATGGTGGTGACGTCAGCAAGTACGTTGATATGGCGAAAAATGCCAAAACAACGGGCTTCCGGCTCTTTGGTTTCGGTCACCGCGTTTATAAAAACTTCGATCCCCGTGCCCGAATCATCAAGAAAGCTGCCGATGACGTGTTGAGCAAACTCGGTGTCAATGACCCGGTTCTGGAAATTGCCAAAGGTCTGGAAGAAGCGGCTCTGCACGATGAGTACTTCATCCAGCGTAAATTGTATCCGAACGTTGATTTCTATTCTGGAATCATCTATCGGGCGCTGGGCATTCCAACGAATATGTTTACGGTTATGTTTGCCATTGGTCGTTTGCCCGGCTGGATTGCGCAATGGAAAGAAATGCGTGAACAGAAAGAGCCAATCGGACGCCCTCGTCAGATTTATACCGGGGCTACACTCCGGGAATTCAAGGCGATCGACCAGCGTTAA